One Setaria italica strain Yugu1 chromosome I, Setaria_italica_v2.0, whole genome shotgun sequence DNA window includes the following coding sequences:
- the LOC101767749 gene encoding cysteine synthase, translated as MDMQEGRKGIPSLLSSQGECIASNITQLIGWTPLIELKNIAKKDGINARLIGKIEPYQPLSSVKDRSALRLIEDAEEKNLISPGITTLVAATSGNLGIGVALVAAQKGYKFIAVMPAKIAIDKQILLRYLGVEVILVDPAINGFKGLLDRVEQLKNEMENVYVIDQFTNPANPDAHFRWTGPEIWKDTEGKVDIFVAASGSGGTLTGTGRYLKMKSPSVKLMCVEPAESAVISGGEPAYHKIQGIGPGFVPEILDTSQIDEIITVTAQEAMDVARRLAREEGLLVGISSGANAAACLKVAAREENKGKMIVTMFSSGGERYLNSELFAQAKEECVNINMAF; from the exons ATGGATatgcaggaaggaaggaaagggatACCATCCTTGCTCTCCTCACAGGGGGAGTGCATTGCATCCAACATTACACAG TTAATTGGTTGGACACCACTGATAGAACTGAAAAATATTGCCAAGAAGGATGGAATAAATGCTCGGCTCATTGGGAAGATTGAGCCATACCAGCCCCTTTCCTCTGTCAAGGATCGAAGTGCTCTCAG ATTGATTGAAGATGCAGAGGAGAAAAACCTGATCTCACCTGGCATAACAACACTAGTGGCAGCGACGAGTGGTAATCTTGGTATTGGGGTGGCACTTGTTGCTGCTCAGAAAGGCTATAAGTTCATCGCTGTCATGCCAGCAAAAATCGCAATAGATAAGCAGATATTATTGAGGTACTTGGGCGTTGAAGTGATATTAGTTG ATCCTGCAATTAATGGATTCAAGGGGCTACTTGATAGAGTAGAACAGCTGAAGAATGAAATGGAAAATGTATATGTTATAGACCAGTTCACCAATCCTGCGAATCCTGATGCACACTTCAGATGGACTG GACCTGAGATTTGGAAAGATACAGAAGGCAAAGTGGACATATTTGTCGCTGCGTCTGGTTCAGGAGGTACCTTGACAGGCACAGGGAGGTATCTGAAGATGAAGAGTCCATCTGTAAAGCTAATGTGTGTTGAACCAGCTGAAAGTGCAGTAATTTCAG GTGGTGAGCCAGCATATCATAAAATACAAGGGATAGGGCCTGGTTTTGTCCCAGAAATACTAGACACGTCACAAATAGATGAAATCATAACAGTTACTGCCCAAGAAGCCATGGACGTGGCGAGAAGGTTGGCAAGGGAAGAAGGATTGCTCGTTGGCATATCTTCAGGGGCAAATGCAGCTGCCTGTTTAAAG GTTGCGGCAAGAGAGGAGAACAAGGGCAAGATGATCGTGACGATGTTTTCCAGCGGCGGGGAGAGGTACCTGAACTCGGAACTCTTTGCACAGGCGAAAGAGGAATGTGTCAACATCAACATGGCCTTCTGA